From Bacteroidales bacterium, a single genomic window includes:
- a CDS encoding sodium/proline symporter, which produces MDYTLLGFILYLILVLVIGFITFRSNKSHKDFFIGGRKLNPWVVAFSERASGESAWLLLGLPGLALASGFIGIWTALGCILGIIFYWFYIAKDLRIESEKYNAITIPNFFAEKFDKNDKIIRIVSTFIIIFFFTFYLAAQFNGAGKVLDVTFGIPKLYGIIIGAVIIIFYTMMGGFFAVAWTDLVQGIIMIGALVILPLVGLIEINASGTSFTQSVGSAGNDFVSFVGGKTGWAAVAIIIGGLSWGLGYMGQPHLLTRFMSIKDPGKIKISRRIAIVWAIPAFFGAIMIGLIGLSLYGQGYFNDVEEIMPHLANTLLPAWLAGIFISGAVAAMMSTADSQLLVITSSVIEDFYHKTLGKKVTDKILLNLSRIITIAVGVFGFVIAITSDKLIFELVSYAWSGLGAAFGPALLLLLKWKGTTKQGILAGMLTGLFTTIIWANITFLDNIISVRFVSFLLAFLSIIIVSFLTKKTNKYLK; this is translated from the coding sequence ATGGATTATACTCTACTTGGATTTATATTATATCTAATTTTAGTCTTGGTTATAGGATTTATTACCTTTCGTTCAAACAAATCACATAAAGATTTTTTTATAGGTGGCAGAAAATTAAATCCATGGGTAGTTGCATTTTCAGAAAGAGCATCCGGCGAATCTGCATGGTTACTTCTCGGACTTCCCGGATTAGCATTAGCATCAGGATTTATCGGTATATGGACAGCACTTGGTTGTATATTGGGAATAATTTTTTACTGGTTTTACATCGCAAAAGACCTAAGAATAGAATCTGAGAAATATAATGCTATAACTATTCCAAATTTTTTTGCTGAGAAGTTTGATAAAAACGATAAAATCATCCGTATAGTATCAACTTTTATAATAATCTTCTTTTTTACTTTTTATCTTGCTGCACAATTTAATGGCGCCGGTAAAGTATTAGATGTAACTTTCGGAATACCAAAACTTTATGGAATTATCATAGGGGCAGTTATAATTATTTTTTATACAATGATGGGGGGATTTTTTGCTGTTGCATGGACTGATTTAGTTCAGGGAATAATAATGATTGGAGCATTAGTCATACTACCCTTAGTTGGTTTAATTGAAATAAATGCTTCAGGAACATCTTTTACCCAGTCAGTTGGTTCTGCCGGAAATGATTTTGTTTCATTTGTTGGCGGAAAAACAGGTTGGGCTGCCGTTGCAATAATCATAGGAGGATTAAGCTGGGGACTTGGATATATGGGACAACCTCATTTGCTTACAAGATTTATGTCAATTAAAGACCCCGGCAAAATAAAAATAAGTCGTAGAATTGCAATTGTCTGGGCAATTCCTGCTTTTTTTGGGGCAATAATGATAGGATTAATCGGTCTTTCACTATACGGACAAGGATATTTTAATGATGTTGAAGAAATTATGCCACATCTTGCAAATACTTTATTGCCGGCATGGTTGGCAGGAATATTTATCTCGGGAGCAGTAGCAGCAATGATGTCAACTGCCGACAGCCAGCTTTTGGTTATTACATCTTCAGTAATTGAAGATTTTTATCATAAAACACTTGGTAAAAAAGTTACAGATAAAATATTACTTAACCTAAGTCGAATAATTACTATAGCTGTTGGAGTTTTTGGTTTTGTAATTGCCATAACATCAGATAAATTAATTTTTGAATTGGTTTCTTATGCATGGTCGGGATTAGGTGCTGCATTTGGACCTGCCCTACTCCTACTCTTAAAATGGAAAGGCACTACAAAACAAGGAATTCTTGCAGGAATGTTAACGGGGTTATTTACAACAATTATCTGGGCAAACATCACATTTTTAGATAATATTATTTCAGTACGATTTGTTTCCTTTTTACTTGCATTTCTATCAATAATTATTGTTAGTTTTTTAACTAAAAAAACTAATAAGTACTTAAAGTGA